The Microplitis demolitor isolate Queensland-Clemson2020A chromosome 9, iyMicDemo2.1a, whole genome shotgun sequence genomic sequence GAtttagttgttatttttacacatttacaaatttttgaaaattcattctgtgattggtttattttaataaattaatgataaaaaactatGACTCGGAAATTACAGCAGCATTGCGTAAAATACTGACTCGTCACTGATGTAAAGATATGATTAAAGAGTGACATCCATATTACGTAGAACCGTGAGTTTGCTACTGACATAAatgtatgattttaaaattacgtcattATGATATACAATAATGACTTTATTACTACGTAACAATATGATGTAGACTTTATGTCAATCGTACGTAACACATGAGTCATAACTGTGACGTCATACAAGAGTCCTCAGCTTACATCAATATGCTGTCAAGTTTTAACATTGTATTAAAGTCATGTAGAACGTCAGATTGACATCAAATTAGCATAAAATGCTGTGACATATCTATGACCTACGTATGACGGCAAAATAAGGTCATGTGTTCACTGGGTGAAGCGATTTCAAACAATTAGAAATGAAAAATGCTAAATGGAGCATTCgacgccaaatcggacagttttaaaaattttaattctaaatttccgtcatattttgatatttgttAGGACtcattcttttaaattttgagatattttaattcatttgttcaaaatatttttttttttcatttttgaaaattaaaaaaaattttttctttacactaaaaaacaataaattgctATTATTGGCATTAttaaatggaaatttatttgattattaacaGTTATTTTTCGGGAATCGACGGAATTCTATTCTAAAAgtataatactaaaaaaaaaatttttattcacccTTATGGCATTTGTACCGCGATATAGTAACCTGGAAACGAATATTTTCATGgaatatcataaaattgtactcttgaaatttattaaaaattttgtaaaaggagacaaaatttcaaaaaaattttatacagttTTACATCTTTATTACCAAGATCCGAATGGGTattggtaaatatttttttttttctaaagttttCCGGAATTATATAGTTTTATCGAATtatgaaattgtaaaaattaattagaaaccattatagaaatttataatatttggaaaaacttCAATTGATTTCATGAAATCTAATATAAACATATCAAATTTCACACCACTATGTTCGTGGAACcctccctgattaaaaactccaattgaaactgattgaaaacatCCTATCAGATTtgatcggaaatttctgattgacattcaatcaatttcaatcggatttaatcaaatattttcggaaggtttcgattgtaaattaatcaaaaattaccgatttccgggaaaaataattttatatattattaaatggtaaaaaattaaaaattcgaatctgttaaaatctacgttgaatctatattaacaattagattTCATGTCCTAaagtaatataggatatactatattacgacaaaaaatggcacttgtcactctgtcaaagaACAGAAGAGTGCTCGTGTCAGAATTGCGTCTAAGTCTGGAATATAATACGTCTGAActacgtttcttaccagggacgcaaatttcacaaaaatatataaaatttcatatcaaaAAGTCCTTGGGACCTCGATAACAGTTttgaaaactttataaatgtttaaaattatatataattgtataaagtTGTATGCAACTTTGTGAAATTTcaccaattttataaaacttcatgaaattttatgaaaacattATTTCCCGGGACTTTTACTAcacgtacaaaaaaaattaaagaatttttactcAATTGCAAATCGCTAACTTTTGTACATTAAAAATAGTGACCTTTACcattttcaatgataataattttattgtgatAATTTTGTTGCATAACACTTTAatgacgataataataatttttactacacggagaaaaaaaattaaagaattttcactatatttgaaaaaaaaaattacaatccgaGAAAGTAATCTCaagatgttgaaaaaaaatcaaaacttttACATAACCCAAAGTATAAATTAcaacattttatttagaataataatatctgTTGATTAAAAGAATCACTGCtaaataaaacgattttttaaaaaatacccagacaaattaataatcaattcgaATTCATGTATCGTTCTTAAAATTactctaaaaattaatatgcaacagattgataaatctaacctgaaacatggatatatatagatcaataaataaatattaatctgCAATGacagacattaaaaattaattaattgagatataaaattataaattaaaataaaaaaaatgattgacaaACTAAactattctaaaatttatttattgagccTTTCATTGACTCTAAAAATCAAggtttaatttatgaatgttAAACTACAAAGCCGGTaacatcattatattttaaaaataaatataatcattaaatcccacttttaaaaattaattataataaaaattttatcattaataatattttttctttttaattattccttTTTTCGACATCCTCCTTCccagtttttattaattcgtCTAAATGAGAATCTGCAATATTTGTTTCTATTATTGTCCATAGTCGTAATTCACTTATTGTACCCGATGAAGaaagtttttgtctaattaaatatgattatgtatgttcatatatatgaccatatatgattatatataatcatgtaagaagttatagataatcatgcatgattatttATGGgaactttataattatatatgaacccatacataattagatctgatcataacTGGCTGTTATAAACCCATATATAAGTCTAACATGATCAAATCTGATTATATgagtatgtatataattagacatgaTCATACTTGGCTGTTAACTCCATTTATATCTATGTATacgtctatatatgatcagatctgattatatataggtctatattagactgggccaaaaaaatccgaccatttttttttctttcgatactgtgaaaatattattcctgaagaccaaaaaaaaaatattatgcatgtttgagcccttaatatcgatattaagaggtgtatcgttacgaatatttgttttttgacagaaatttaattttttacccaaaattcgtaaatcatctatctgaaaaatttgagcaatgcacattcttaaagaaaattgaattcatTACGGAAAATCATTTCTACTAAACtgacgtaaaacgagccgtttctatgtaaccgtgccttaaatattgatttgttttttaaatttttgacttttattctggatttttgtaactactagaaatatgaaaattaactctagtcaagatacatatttttgtaggaaattttatactCTACAACCAAGgtctctttatattttttgctaaattaatttcttcgaaagttattcaggCTATTTAAGTCATTTTTACTCAACTTTAAAACCTTGAATTTTTTCGGCCCAGTCCAATGTAGACCTATATAttatcagatctgatcatgtatagacttatatatggttatataCGGAGTTATAACAGCCAAGTATGAtcatgtctaattatatatagactcatatataatcagatccaatcagatctaatcatatatagacttatatataagcagatctaatcatatacAGGCTTATAACAGCCAGGTATGATTAGATCTAATTATGTATGGGGTCATGAccccatatataattatgcatgattattatatataacttcttAGATGATTATACATAATCATTTATGgtcatatatatgaacatatataatcatatataattagacaaaaacttttttcatcggagcaatacttaaaaaatgttcaaaggtttcggcagcaatttaaaagtattcatcgatatcgatttatatacgaatatttataagtttatagataaatagatttagTTATATGTATCTAAtgaattctattgtaattaatgtacaaaattaaattccatCATTAGGTCCATTACTTACGTAGGAAATGtatcgattttattatttgagttaagtaatagtataaatttttctatattgtAAATTCATAACAGACTAGAGGATCAGACTACTATTCGGCAATCACAGAAGTTAAGCAACATTGGCGTACGACAGTAATTGGATGGGCGACCTCGTAATAAAGTAGTAGTCAAtggatagtaattttttttttatcttaatttaaccgacaattttattgatgaagacaataaatcctaattaaatcacttaattaataatttacagttATTCTAAATGAGATGCTATAAATGACTATATTcgttcatgcatgattatctctaatcatatataattatatataatcagatctggcCAATTTTCGGATCCAATTATAAACAGACGATTATATATGATCCTGTATAAAtagatctaatcatatataaacagaTCAAGTTATGTATGATCAGACTTGGCCAATtttcagatctgatcatatatagacagttatgcatgatcatatatgattagacaaaatcatttttcatcggctatattcatttttttcattgattccATTTTTGAAtgtgtatattattaattatttatcgtaaaATCATTTACCTATTACCGCACACAAGTGTTGACTTATATTATTtcccctgataacacgagttgatcgtgaaaaagttggtcattgaTTAGTTTCCGatcaacttgacgacaagttatcgacaacttcagcttttgcaacttttggctacaagttaccgccaactttctcagaaagttggcaccagtatggagccgcaactggaatgcaagtttctgatgaaattgaaaggaaacttaccgtcaacttatgattgccaacttttgcaagcaacttttgccaccaactttctcaaaaagtgatcgtcaactttttggatttacaacttttgccactaactttctcagaaaatgtctatcaaccattggaggtaccaactgttggcggtcaacttggtgtccaattgcggctgcaagtttctcgtcagtttctcgccaacttggctatcagggtccactgcttattaatattttagcaattttttatataggTTAAGCAGCTTAATAATACTTTCCTTTAAGTTGGCGTCAGAATACGGCAGTAGATTGATTGTAAGTTGACAGAAAAACgtgccgtcaatttgaagtgaaactttcaatcagcttaacgtcattgtctgaTAGTAACGCTTGTggtcaaatttaaattcaaattacagacaatttactgtcaatttaGTAGTGTAGTGTAAGTTAGTCGAAAGTGTTACTCTACACACTTGTAGAGCAATGTCTGAAATgtctggctatcagggtaccATCGAACTTTGCTGATATAATAATGTTTCACTTTACCATCAGAtaattgtgttttttttttttttattatgtcgCGAGAAATCGGCTTGTCAACTATTATccaattaactaaattaaaagaaaataacaaaTGTCTAGAtgtttgacaaaaaattttgtaattagaacaaaaattaataatgtatttttttttattgtaatatgaGCATTCGAGGCGtacacttttggattttccaaacttttttttttacagagatattcatttttacataatttttttttttacacatgtTTAGTTATGCAAATGTTTACTTGtagaattgtttattttttatagtaattttttttagtaatttataaatctagcgactttttttttatagggacttaatttatttcacttgatttacaatacatatttataatttaatattttattaatatacatatatttttaaatattaaattttttttttacaatttattacttttatatgttttcatttgcataaaaaaattatacatatgttcatttttagagatttttttttcccgatacaacccaaaaaaattaatggacagtatatttatatatatagatccaCCTAGTATACTAAATTCAGTAAATTTACATAACCTATTTTGTTTAGATCACGTCTATACttgtagttatttttttttcttatctgtgttcatttatttaagatatatttataaataatatatatttattataaacttaattaattattcagtaaGTAATGGCATCTCCATGGGCTCCTATACCACCAGCAGAAACATTAAGTTTCAATGAAATAACTGCCGAGCAGGTTTTTAATAAGAAGCTggaaaagtaaattttgtttatttattttatttatttatcttctttatttacaaattttaatattttaatataaaaaactgattcgttaataatgataatagttaataattctatttatttgtatatttaattatttatagtgaATTCTTGACTTATGATGATGTAAAGGTTACGGAGAATCATGCAATTTatgatgttgatgttgatgacATTGAAGATGACAATACAAACAGTGATCGGGTAATTGCACAATTACTGCAAAATCAGTTTAATGATGAGTATGATTTGATGCTGAAGCGAACGGAAGATAAAATGAATGGAACATCTAAaggtataataattgttatactGTTATTAATACTGCGGGTTTATCAATTAGTTTTTTGACAATCATTGAACACAACTTTATCGCAGGTTATTTCAGAGGTTACTTGAtacgattaaaataaattagttcaTATGAAAGTCTATAATATAAGACCTTGAATTACACTTGATATATttactttcatattttttattagtaattgtcacaatatgtataaattaagTTTAGTATCGCCTTGATAGAAATTTTGGTTAATTCTCGAACAAGTCAAGCAAAATGCCACAAAATcctatatctatagatattattattctgtatatatttttattatagttcatagaacatttttttaaaattcttgagcAAGTCTGCTTTTAAGATCTATAGGtgctagtgtctttttctacgtatgtgTCTTGTTGCAGATATTTctgatcaaatttaaattgcgtCTAGTGCAAACCTTACAGAAGAAATTCGTGCcagattataactcaattctggaggaagactatagttgaaaataattgtgCGTGGCTTGCTCTagatctgctcaaggctcTAAATTGACCTTgagccttgagcagatcttgagcaagccatgtGTAAGTACCTATTGTAAGTTACTAGTGCAAGAAATACGTCAAACACTTTTTCATTGCATCGTGTTCAAGATATCTTTAATATCTTTAAGTACGATACTATGAGCAAGACATACACAAATCTTGGCATAggtttcttgattcaagattTTGTGAAAGAcacatacgtagaaaaagacactagcaGCTAAGGGTCTCGCTCAAGATATTCCAGAATCTTGTTCAAACACATGTTACTAGGGAGGTCTTGGTTAAGATGATGACTAGGGTACaggagaaaatattttaatatgatcTCGTAtgcacagagaaaaaaatttcttggtgcaagaagttttttgtattataaattgaaaacaaaaattttctcagggcgataaaaaatttcttggtcattcgaaaatcataatttaatatgacaaatacgtttaaatttattataaaaatccatTCAACCACAAATTAAACAATGATagaattcttttttaaaaaatgtagatAGCACATTTCAAgacatacttttattttttttaattaatactttttttttgttgcatgtTAATGTAACACGATTAAAATGTGTTGattgcattttaaaatttgaatttattgaaaaagtgCATTCTTTAAAATTGTTCTAGtaatcgaaattattttaaccttaaatattttcaagattTTGCAAATGAATGGCAATGCAGGAAATAGTGACAAATGATTCATGTTTTATTCTGTttgttatgaaattttttaataaaataacctacaatttttctagtaattactgagtaattttatcaataccataattaattagttgaattatttttcagttggAATATCGTTTGCTAATTTCCGCGCGAGTTCAAATTGTCCTGATATAATTAACACTGTGATTGATGAAGACCGTGATTTAGATCACTTTgttgtaagtaatttatttagaatacaaattttttaagttttatatataaataatttttgaagtaaagAACACAGAGAACATGTTatttttgtacaaaaaaaatgtcattcttgatctagaaattaaattattacaaatttgtTGTCAAATTCTTTCTAATTTTGAAGCTAACCGGCAATTAAcgattttcggatttttttttcaacaaatcaatcacaaaaaaacaaaaactaaaaatatatacatgtagaaaattaaaaaaactatagatgcaataattttgattatttttttttttttataatttatcattttgaacaaaatccaaaaattataaaatgtcaGCTAACTTCGATATCATAGTTCTTTTTCTcaagacatttaaaattttgataaagaaatttgttaagtttttttctataatatttttctagataaacttttcaaaaaaactttactttaagagattgtaatttttttagttaaaaagaACTTCATTgcaaattgattgattttcttaaattaagattcgatttttttaaaaaaagtaatattatcttttattgTGAAATTACATACTTGAAAGATaatgagaataataaatttcatgaatttcaGAGTATTGAAAAGGAATACGCATCAATACCACGCTGTGGATACAAGAAAACTAATACAGGTTCAGAAATAGTCACGAAACATGACATATTAATGTCATCAAGAATTAACGCCTGCCGTGTACTGGAATTTCCACCAGGAATATCAACTGGAGACACTGGTGGCTTTGatgtaaaattgaataataatgtGTTCAATTCATTGCGAAATCACAGCCATGCACACTGCGCTCGCGAAAAAGCTAAAGTCCGACCACACAAACAAAACTAACTTCTAATAAttccaatatatataaagagaaTATAAAGCTTAATGTAACGAaccatataaataaatatatatgtgtatatatatattacatcatataaatcaatgaaatatatcaataactataaattatagaaaaagaatacatttattgtttcttttaaattgCGAGCAGCTACATTGCGATACATTAAAACATGATCAGAAAATCTTCAAAAAAAGACGAaactgattaataatttacttaatgtGTATCCTTGGTAATTTTAAGTAGTACTCTAgcatttttctcaatttttgtatgatcttgaagttaacaggcaattaacaattttcgtttttttttttttttccaaaaaatcaattaccataaattaaaactaaaaacatgcacatttagaaaattaaaagaactacaggtgcaattttttaaaatatttttttttttttataatttatcgtcttaaaaaaaattcaaaaattattagacgtcggttaatttcagtatcatccCTAATAGCGAGGGTTGTTTagcaaaaattaacttttcaaattccgGAAGTAAGTTTAAAGTAAATTGAATTCCAAACTGCCATCAAATTTGACCGCAAGTATTCGTCAACTTTCATAAATCTGTTATTTGACGAcaatataaagataaaatactgtataaattttcaaaaaaattaaccggaaattttcattttcaacatttgctataaatttatcatcaaattcAGCAGCAGATTACAagcaaattgaattttcaagtTGCCATCAACTTTCGTACCGAATAGATATTAGAGATATCTTTCGAGTCATTCatgattaaaatgaatttttctgttGACTTTTACTATTAATTCGGTAATCGTCTTTTCTTCTGTAGGCAATTCGATCGCAAATAGTATTTGCGtagaaataattaactatCGTCAAAAACCTGTAGTGGCGCCACAGAAATCGTAATTACGCCCTCTAGAACTAGAACAGATATGAGAATAAAATACGTGGTGACGTCTATTGGTATCAATAGTTCGATTCTTTATGctaaatctaatttttttataagatgaTGCGAAATTTTCATTGCATCTCAATACAAATCTTAATTATTAgcaatataaaaagttatttttttatcgatacatataaatctgataaatttttgaacattttaatttaatagtcTGCTGAACATAagatttaatagtaatttatattaaattattactatttttttagacaaaattactttcgaaattatttaacagtTTTTGTATCTTCTCTGAAGATAATTTTAGCATCCGGTCGTTTTAGGTAacgatcataaaattttacaaaatgaGAATCTACTTAAACTTTACcagaattatatttattcgaccagattaaaaaaaaaaaaattttcaaaattattattcttcttaattattatcagcGAATTTATCGGTTGTCAAATCTGGTGTAAAATATatggaattataaatatatatccataaataagtaaatatggAGGTATAAAatatccataaataaaaatcatcagaattcgaaaaaatatttctgactctttaaattttatttctgtttacggttaatttctaaaaaattctaattctaattaaaataattggtaatttttctggaataaaaaaaatattctgtaaaaTATAACATCGTTCTCACAAAATTGATTCTCTCAACAACTCCCAGATCGCGCTTTAATTGTAACCTCGTTACCGACCATTTTATATTCTCTGCTCCATTGTCACGAGAGAGCGACACTATAGTATAGAAAAATAAGCAGAAATAAACAAGTACTCATCGCAAAAAGTACAAAACTACTGCAAATACAGTGAGTACATTGACAAGTACTTAAATATTGTTCACTATTCGTCTCAGTCTGTATTGATAAAGAAACaccttaaactttttattttttttatcaacaattgtGTCAACTTTGCAACGCTACTCAAcaaaagataattataaacatattCAATATTTACTCTTCATAAACgtggtaattattaattactttcatttattactatcatatattatttactcttactaacaatttattttatgttacagcgactatgaatttaaaaatgttcaaaacaagtatttaaaattagcaCCTAACAATAAACGTGGTAAGTATGTTTTATGTTATCATtcaattcatattattttcatttgtttaaataatcagcgcaataatgaaaaaaaaagaatttgatttgttgataaaaattggtaattattcaataaatatatgaagtatcaaaagttataattaatgtatagTAAAATTTCCGTAAACTGTTAGTTCGCATGTGTAAAAAGGTTGGTATCCATGTATAGAAGTATTTCTTATTGGTTAGAACGTGTTAGGACACGTAAATAATGAAAGCATTGGTCAGAAAAGCAAAGGATTGTGATTGGTTTGACATAAACGAACACTAACCTGTAGTTAACAACCTAAAATgtgtaattttagttaaaattttaatataaccACATTAACGAAGGaactttcatttaaatcaccagctatttatctatttaaattgaatagttTACTACTAACagcttgtaatttaaaataaatagttaccgATTGTTATCAATagtatttgatataaataaat encodes the following:
- the LOC103573588 gene encoding serine/threonine-protein kinase RIO3; translation: MASPWAPIPPAETLSFNEITAEQVFNKKLENEFLTYDDVKVTENHAIYDVDVDDIEDDNTNSDRVIAQLLQNQFNDEYDLMLKRTEDKMNGTSKVGISFANFRASSNCPDIINTVIDEDRDLDHFVSIEKEYASIPRCGYKKTNTGSEIVTKHDILMSSRINACRVLEFPPGISTGDTGGFDVKLNNNVFNSLRNHSHAHCAREKAKVRPHKQN